A genomic stretch from Bacterioplanes sanyensis includes:
- a CDS encoding DUF2730 family protein, whose protein sequence is MPELDYRALKFWFDIAQLAVLALFATYTWMLSRYKANESSIVKTKEQLTLSMQKIDERVAHLEAELAHAPSHEDMTVLHSRINEAAQKLTSVQGELKQMNNTMQLMHQHLLNKK, encoded by the coding sequence ATGCCAGAGCTAGATTATCGCGCCCTAAAATTCTGGTTTGATATTGCTCAGCTGGCGGTACTAGCGCTGTTTGCAACCTATACTTGGATGCTAAGTCGCTACAAAGCCAATGAGTCCAGCATTGTAAAAACCAAAGAGCAGCTGACACTGTCTATGCAAAAAATCGATGAACGTGTTGCGCATTTAGAAGCAGAGCTGGCGCATGCACCGAGTCATGAAGATATGACGGTATTGCATTCGAGAATTAATGAAGCTGCGCAAAAGCTAACCAGTGTTCAGGGCGAGCTAAAGCAGATGAACAATACCATGCAGTTAATGCATCAACATCTGCTCAATAAAAAATAG
- a CDS encoding N-acetylmuramoyl-L-alanine amidase encodes MGNYQPLSELDTIIIHCSDTPNGRQHNAIDIDDWHHQRGFKRNLIIEPHHQPHLTAIGYHFVICLDGSIEAGRPLNESGAHARGYNRGSVGICLIGRDQYTKAQWTALEKLVLLLEKQLQKELNVIGHNQVSNKRCPGFDVQQWMYQTWDEEH; translated from the coding sequence ATGGGCAACTATCAACCACTCTCCGAGCTGGACACTATAATTATTCACTGCAGCGATACCCCGAATGGCCGTCAGCACAACGCCATTGATATTGATGATTGGCATCATCAGCGCGGTTTTAAACGCAACTTAATCATTGAACCGCACCATCAACCGCATTTGACCGCCATTGGCTATCACTTCGTGATCTGCCTCGATGGCAGTATCGAAGCGGGGCGGCCACTCAATGAAAGCGGCGCGCATGCACGTGGGTATAACCGTGGCTCGGTGGGTATTTGTTTAATAGGCCGTGATCAATACACCAAAGCTCAGTGGACAGCATTGGAAAAATTAGTCCTGCTATTAGAAAAGCAACTGCAAAAAGAACTTAACGTTATTGGCCACAATCAGGTCAGCAACAAACGCTGCCCAGGTTTTGATGTGCAGCAGTGGATGTACCAAACCTGGGACGAAGAGCACTAA
- a CDS encoding 3TM-type holin has product MLWDSTFDSILKNVTKLIDNLHTSNEEKAKIQSQLGVAEITLKKAILASEQAIIDSQQKVLVQEAKGESWLQRNWRPITMLTFLVLVVLDTFGLTQFRLSDQAWSLLQIGIGGYVVGRSCEKLVPVLKK; this is encoded by the coding sequence ATGCTATGGGACAGCACATTCGATAGCATCTTAAAAAACGTCACCAAGCTGATTGACAACCTTCATACGTCCAATGAAGAAAAGGCAAAAATACAAAGCCAGCTAGGTGTTGCCGAAATCACTTTAAAAAAAGCCATTCTTGCCAGCGAGCAAGCCATTATCGACAGTCAGCAAAAAGTCCTGGTGCAAGAAGCCAAAGGCGAAAGCTGGCTACAAAGAAACTGGCGCCCAATCACCATGCTGACCTTTTTAGTGCTGGTGGTATTGGATACCTTTGGTTTAACGCAATTTCGTTTGAGTGACCAGGCTTGGAGCTTATTGCAAATTGGTATTGGTGGGTATGTGGTAGGACGCAGCTGCGAAAAGCTGGTACCCGTACTAAAAAAATAA
- a CDS encoding Mor transcription activator family protein: MTEKVPSIGHWAEHINNLSEADKKQWARDYCAIADVYIRTLLTMGYDDTAADKLTQALLAELTSYCGGRHIYFPKRDRLDSSLRDDALFRDWSELGVKPCDLAEKYGISRTHVYRVINKKRAAKRARAH, from the coding sequence GTGACCGAAAAAGTACCAAGCATAGGACATTGGGCAGAGCACATTAACAACCTATCGGAGGCCGATAAAAAACAGTGGGCGCGGGACTACTGCGCCATCGCCGACGTATACATCCGCACGCTACTCACCATGGGCTACGACGACACCGCGGCCGACAAGCTGACGCAAGCGTTACTGGCCGAGCTGACCAGTTATTGTGGCGGGCGACATATTTATTTCCCCAAGCGTGATCGCTTGGATTCCAGCTTGCGTGACGATGCGCTGTTCCGTGATTGGTCTGAGCTGGGGGTAAAACCCTGCGATCTGGCCGAAAAATATGGCATCAGCAGAACCCATGTGTACCGGGTGATCAACAAAAAACGAGCAGCAAAACGCGCGCGGGCGCATTAA